A stretch of the Dechloromonas sp. TW-R-39-2 genome encodes the following:
- a CDS encoding EAL domain-containing protein has translation MTQKQKILLSFVLPALIALITIAIFLEHSHRKLAVERWPIEHKALVHAIAEAMQDKIDEARAVLGYTAQLRQFAHLESVDRIDRTLNGIPPYLEADKRKTLDILLKNSRGISAVFILLPNGDHYLSHPFSVQKSLKKYNLSDRAYFQEAQQTKQPAISDSLIGADGKMAVVVDIPLLDAQGEIYAHLGAVVLLNKLSALVSPEQIAPFDVGLLIDRQGKLIAHTDTNQVGPESQLVRYRHPMLSLAEERPGENHFSRWTDENGVEWLSFVEHLDRGWSLLLQRRLDSVIAEHADAVRNSVLMVALILLLTGGIGLTVATIATRRWEKADADLRQARDGLENRVLERTAELARSERQLAASRDFYLSVLESFPALIWRAGLDAKCDYFNRTWLEFTGRTMEQEMGDGWAEGVHPDDLQRCIDIYLGAFHHRQNFSMEYRLRRHDGEYRWITDIGRPFHDVNGQFIGYLGTCFDVSERHQAAEQLRLVASVFSHTHEGIMITDANNVIINVNEAFCAITGYSRSDVIGHSPSMLKSPHQNVEFYRTMWSELNANGYWQGEVWNRKKGGELYAELLTISAVFGPDGSLNNYVGIFADITIQKEHEQRLEHLAHYDPLTGLPNRTLLSDRLHMSIAQAQRNKHLLAVGLLDLDGFKQVNDKLGHAAGDQLLIEFSNRMRTELRQTDTLARLGGDEFVILLNELGSIDECIEAMRRIIFSTSQPYILNDEIARISASIGITIYPDDGADPDLLLRHADQAMYIAKQSGGNRYFMFDPQKDLAARAERSAIDRLGQALLQREFELHYQPKVDMRHGLVVGAEALIRWHHPEKGLVMPGNFLPGIEGTDLSIALGEWVIDQALRDLNDWLAQGIELSVSINISPRHLQLPDFAQRLAGQISAYPDLPAHLIELEILETAALHDTEHVAEVIAACRRMGVSFALDDFGTGYSSLLYLKHLPANTLKIDQSFVRNMLHDQENLAIVKGVIGLAEAFNRTVIAEGVETIEHGDALLKLGCQLAQGYGIARPMPMQALAGWIADWKQPASWSQNSH, from the coding sequence ATGACACAAAAGCAGAAAATTCTGCTTTCGTTCGTATTGCCTGCGCTTATCGCGCTGATCACGATTGCCATTTTTCTTGAGCATTCGCACCGGAAACTGGCGGTCGAACGCTGGCCAATCGAGCACAAGGCACTGGTTCACGCCATTGCCGAGGCGATGCAGGACAAGATCGATGAAGCCCGCGCCGTGCTTGGCTATACGGCACAGCTCCGGCAATTTGCCCATCTTGAGTCAGTCGACCGCATCGATCGCACACTCAACGGTATCCCGCCCTACCTGGAAGCCGACAAACGCAAGACACTCGATATTCTGCTCAAGAACAGCCGGGGCATTTCGGCTGTTTTCATTTTGCTGCCTAACGGCGATCACTACCTATCGCACCCGTTCAGCGTGCAAAAATCGCTGAAAAAATACAACTTATCCGATCGCGCCTACTTTCAGGAAGCGCAACAAACGAAACAACCGGCCATTTCCGATAGCCTGATCGGCGCCGACGGCAAGATGGCCGTCGTGGTCGACATTCCCTTGCTCGACGCCCAGGGAGAAATTTATGCCCACCTCGGTGCCGTCGTCCTGCTCAACAAACTGTCGGCGCTGGTCAGCCCGGAGCAAATCGCTCCCTTCGATGTCGGCCTGCTGATCGACCGCCAGGGCAAACTGATCGCTCACACGGATACCAACCAGGTCGGCCCTGAAAGCCAGTTGGTCCGCTACCGGCACCCGATGCTGTCGCTCGCCGAGGAAAGACCAGGCGAGAACCATTTCAGTCGCTGGACCGACGAAAATGGCGTCGAATGGCTGAGTTTCGTCGAACACCTCGACCGCGGCTGGAGCCTGCTCCTGCAACGCCGCCTCGACAGCGTCATCGCCGAACATGCCGATGCGGTTCGCAACAGCGTCCTGATGGTTGCGCTGATCCTGCTGCTGACCGGCGGTATAGGACTGACCGTCGCCACGATTGCAACACGGCGCTGGGAAAAAGCCGATGCCGACCTGCGCCAGGCCAGGGATGGGCTGGAAAACCGCGTACTCGAACGCACCGCCGAACTGGCTCGCAGCGAACGGCAACTGGCCGCATCGCGCGATTTTTACCTATCCGTTCTGGAGAGCTTCCCCGCCCTCATCTGGCGAGCCGGGCTGGATGCGAAATGCGACTACTTCAACCGCACCTGGCTGGAATTTACCGGCCGGACGATGGAGCAGGAAATGGGCGACGGCTGGGCCGAGGGCGTTCACCCGGATGATCTGCAGCGCTGCATCGACATTTACCTTGGCGCATTTCATCATCGCCAGAATTTTTCGATGGAATACCGCCTGCGCCGTCACGATGGCGAATACCGCTGGATCACCGACATCGGACGCCCCTTCCATGACGTTAACGGGCAATTCATCGGCTACCTCGGCACCTGCTTCGATGTTTCCGAACGCCATCAGGCGGCGGAACAACTGCGTCTCGTTGCCAGCGTCTTCTCGCACACCCACGAAGGCATCATGATCACCGATGCCAACAATGTGATCATCAACGTCAATGAAGCCTTCTGCGCCATCACCGGCTACAGCCGCAGCGATGTCATTGGCCACAGCCCGAGCATGCTCAAGTCACCGCACCAGAATGTCGAGTTTTACCGGACGATGTGGAGCGAGCTGAATGCCAACGGCTATTGGCAAGGCGAAGTCTGGAACAGGAAAAAGGGCGGTGAGTTGTATGCCGAATTACTGACCATTTCCGCCGTCTTCGGCCCGGATGGTTCGCTTAACAACTATGTCGGCATCTTTGCCGACATCACGATCCAGAAGGAACACGAGCAACGGCTCGAACACCTGGCGCACTACGACCCACTGACCGGCCTGCCGAATCGCACGCTGCTCAGTGACCGACTGCACATGTCGATTGCCCAGGCCCAACGCAACAAGCATCTGCTGGCCGTCGGCCTGCTTGATCTCGATGGTTTCAAACAGGTCAACGACAAACTCGGACACGCTGCCGGCGACCAGCTACTGATCGAGTTCTCCAACCGGATGCGAACAGAACTACGCCAGACCGACACCCTGGCTCGGCTCGGAGGCGACGAATTTGTCATTCTGCTCAATGAGCTCGGCAGCATCGATGAATGCATCGAAGCGATGCGCCGCATCATTTTCAGTACCAGCCAGCCCTACATCCTGAATGACGAAATAGCGCGCATTTCAGCCAGCATCGGGATCACGATCTACCCTGACGATGGCGCAGACCCCGATTTGCTGCTGCGCCACGCCGATCAGGCGATGTACATCGCCAAGCAAAGCGGCGGCAATCGCTATTTCATGTTCGACCCGCAAAAAGACCTGGCCGCACGGGCCGAACGTTCAGCCATCGACCGCCTGGGACAAGCCCTGCTCCAACGTGAGTTCGAACTGCACTACCAGCCCAAGGTCGATATGCGGCACGGCCTTGTTGTTGGTGCCGAAGCACTGATCCGTTGGCATCATCCGGAAAAGGGGCTGGTCATGCCGGGCAATTTCCTGCCAGGCATCGAAGGCACCGACCTGTCGATCGCCCTTGGCGAATGGGTCATCGACCAGGCGCTGCGCGACCTGAACGATTGGCTTGCGCAAGGCATCGAATTGAGCGTCAGCATCAACATCTCGCCGCGCCACCTGCAGTTGCCGGATTTTGCCCAGCGCCTGGCCGGACAAATATCGGCCTACCCGGACCTGCCGGCCCACCTGATTGAACTCGAAATTCTCGAAACCGCCGCTTTGCACGATACCGAGCACGTCGCCGAAGTTATCGCGGCCTGCCGGCGCATGGGCGTCTCATTTGCCCTGGACGATTTCGGCACCGGCTACTCTTCGCTGCTCTACCTCAAGCATCTGCCGGCCAACACGCTGAAAATCGACCAGTCCTTCGTGCGCAACATGCTGCACGATCAGGAAAACCTGGCAATCGTCAAAGGGGTAATCGGCCTCGCCGAAGCCTTCAATCGAACCGTGATTGCCGAAGGCGTCGAAACCATCGAGCACGGCGACGCACTGCTCAAGCTGGGTTGCCAATTGGCACAAGGCTACGGCATCGCCCGTCCGATGCCGATGCAGGCGCTCGCCGGCTGGATCGCCGACTGGAAACAACCGGCCAGCTGGTCACAGAACAGCCACTGA
- the ccoG gene encoding cytochrome c oxidase accessory protein CcoG, which yields MSQPPVSPTPETPVKVSFYEKRKKIQAKGVRGYFDNWRIALVLFTQILFYGGLWLEWNGRQAILLHMVERKFYIFGMVFWPQDVIYLAALLIVSAYALFLVTAIAGRLFCGYACPQTVYTQIFMWIENWVEGDRNARLKLDKAPMDARKLRLRITKHGLWLLFSLITGFTLVGYFTPVKELTESFMTWNLGPWETFWIFFYGGFTYLMAGFMREQVCKHMCPYARFQSVMFDPDTLIITYDPERGETRGARKKGVDAKAAGLGDCVDCGQCVVVCPTGIDIRNGLQYECIGCAACIDVCDQVMDKVGLPRGLVRYSTENAMAKHMTRKDIFSHIIRPRILLYTAILALITGLSAWFLVHRIPLKVDIIRDRSSLAREADDGRIENVFTLQIMNTEEQAHRYKVTVDGLPEIEIDGANEVEVPAATLQSFMTVVRTAPEAGKKGANQIHFEIVAQEDKDIRVREKASFMLP from the coding sequence ATGAGCCAGCCCCCAGTCAGCCCCACCCCCGAGACGCCCGTAAAAGTCTCGTTCTACGAAAAGCGCAAAAAAATCCAGGCCAAGGGAGTCCGAGGCTATTTCGACAACTGGCGGATCGCCCTTGTCCTGTTCACCCAGATTCTTTTCTACGGCGGCCTGTGGCTTGAATGGAATGGTCGCCAGGCCATCCTGCTGCACATGGTTGAACGCAAGTTCTACATCTTCGGCATGGTTTTCTGGCCACAGGATGTGATTTACCTGGCTGCCCTGCTGATCGTTTCGGCTTATGCCCTGTTCCTGGTCACCGCCATTGCCGGACGCCTGTTTTGCGGCTATGCCTGTCCACAGACGGTCTACACCCAGATTTTCATGTGGATCGAAAACTGGGTCGAAGGCGACCGCAATGCCCGCCTGAAGCTCGACAAGGCCCCGATGGATGCCCGCAAACTGCGCCTGCGCATCACCAAGCACGGGTTGTGGCTACTTTTTTCATTGATCACCGGCTTCACCCTGGTTGGCTACTTCACGCCAGTCAAGGAACTGACCGAATCGTTCATGACCTGGAACCTCGGGCCATGGGAGACTTTCTGGATCTTTTTCTACGGCGGCTTCACCTACCTGATGGCCGGTTTCATGCGCGAGCAGGTCTGCAAGCACATGTGCCCCTACGCCCGCTTCCAGAGCGTGATGTTCGACCCGGACACGCTGATCATCACCTACGACCCGGAGCGCGGCGAAACCCGTGGCGCACGCAAGAAAGGCGTCGACGCCAAGGCTGCCGGACTGGGTGATTGCGTCGATTGCGGCCAGTGCGTTGTCGTCTGCCCAACCGGCATCGACATCCGCAACGGCCTGCAATACGAGTGCATCGGGTGCGCCGCCTGTATCGACGTTTGTGACCAGGTGATGGACAAAGTCGGCCTGCCGCGTGGCCTGGTTCGCTATTCGACTGAAAACGCCATGGCCAAGCACATGACGCGCAAGGATATTTTCAGCCACATCATCCGCCCGCGCATCCTGCTGTACACCGCCATCCTGGCACTGATCACCGGCTTGAGCGCCTGGTTCCTGGTGCACCGTATCCCACTCAAGGTCGACATTATCCGCGACCGCTCAAGTCTCGCCCGCGAAGCGGACGACGGCCGCATCGAGAATGTATTCACATTGCAGATCATGAATACAGAAGAACAGGCGCATCGCTACAAAGTTACGGTCGACGGCCTCCCTGAGATCGAAATCGATGGCGCCAATGAAGTCGAAGTACCCGCCGCGACATTGCAATCCTTCATGACCGTCGTTCGCACCGCGCCGGAGGCTGGCAAGAAGGGCGCCAACCAGATTCACTTCGAGATCGTGGCGCAGGAAGACAAGGACATTCGCGTCAGGGAAAAAGCATCGTTCATGCTACCTTGA
- a CDS encoding sigma-54-dependent Fis family transcriptional regulator has product MTAHFLSELISFLDGLPEPRIVMNADYRIIAANAAYIREFGAGKSITGRCCYEVSHHFDVPCDQAGESCPLKLSLEAGAPQRVLHLHHTPRGEEHVDVQTTPIRDGAGQIAYFVETMRVVRQASSRPAAQGLVGRSPAFIGMLEKVLRVANSNAAVLLLGETGTGKELVAHAIHEASAREDGPFVAVDCAGMTETLFESELFGYEKGAFTGATHRKQGLVEAASGGTLFLDEIGELPLALQVKLLRLLETGTYRRVGGLDWLPVDFRLIAATHRDLRAMVQAESFRRDLYFRINTFPIRTPALHERASDIPLLAASLLERVDRKTGRHFSPAALDWLSTRRYAGNIRELRNLIERATLMADGDTVDLPHLSEMDDDVPAVLPASGDAFQLEQVVALADLERRYLTWAKARPGFELPSLAEQLGISQRTLYRKLQGAAGLASQREAS; this is encoded by the coding sequence ATGACGGCACATTTTCTCAGCGAACTGATTTCCTTCCTCGATGGCTTGCCTGAGCCGCGTATCGTGATGAATGCCGATTACCGGATCATTGCGGCAAATGCGGCGTATATCCGCGAGTTTGGTGCCGGGAAAAGCATCACCGGACGTTGCTGTTACGAGGTTTCCCATCACTTTGACGTGCCCTGCGACCAGGCGGGTGAATCGTGTCCGCTGAAACTGAGTCTGGAGGCCGGTGCGCCGCAGCGCGTCCTGCATCTGCACCACACCCCGCGCGGCGAGGAGCATGTCGATGTCCAGACCACGCCCATTCGGGATGGTGCCGGGCAGATCGCCTATTTCGTCGAAACCATGCGTGTCGTTCGTCAGGCCAGCAGCCGGCCGGCGGCACAAGGCCTGGTCGGGCGTTCACCGGCGTTCATCGGGATGCTGGAGAAAGTCCTGCGGGTTGCCAATTCGAATGCCGCCGTCCTCCTGCTTGGTGAAACCGGTACCGGCAAGGAGCTGGTCGCCCATGCCATTCACGAGGCCAGTGCTCGAGAAGATGGGCCGTTTGTTGCGGTCGACTGTGCCGGCATGACGGAAACGCTTTTTGAAAGCGAGTTGTTCGGTTACGAAAAAGGTGCGTTTACTGGTGCGACCCATCGCAAACAGGGGCTGGTTGAGGCCGCCAGCGGCGGCACGCTGTTTCTCGATGAAATCGGTGAGTTGCCGCTTGCCTTGCAGGTCAAATTGTTGCGTCTGCTGGAGACGGGGACGTATCGCCGGGTCGGCGGGCTGGATTGGTTGCCGGTCGATTTCCGGTTGATTGCGGCGACGCACCGTGATTTGCGGGCGATGGTGCAGGCCGAAAGTTTTCGCCGCGATCTTTATTTTCGGATCAATACCTTCCCGATTCGGACGCCGGCGCTGCACGAACGGGCCAGTGACATTCCCTTGCTTGCTGCATCGCTGCTTGAGCGGGTCGACCGCAAGACCGGCCGGCATTTCTCGCCGGCGGCATTGGATTGGCTGAGTACCCGACGGTACGCCGGAAATATTCGTGAGTTACGCAACCTGATCGAGCGCGCCACGCTGATGGCTGACGGTGACACGGTCGACCTGCCGCATTTGTCCGAAATGGATGACGATGTGCCGGCGGTTTTGCCGGCCAGTGGCGATGCCTTCCAGCTGGAACAGGTCGTTGCGCTAGCCGATCTTGAGCGGCGCTACCTGACGTGGGCCAAGGCCCGGCCAGGTTTTGAACTGCCCTCGCTGGCGGAGCAGCTGGGGATCAGCCAGCGGACGCTTTACCGGAAGCTGCAGGGGGCGGCGGGGCTGGCCAGTCAAAGGGAGGCATCATGA
- a CDS encoding LysR family transcriptional regulator, with product MNLGDLEVFVRAADSGSLSAAARFLDLSPAVASAALKRLEASVGVVLLLRSTRSLRLSNEGERFLPAARLALNELRNARDQLSGARQVIRDSLQISLPSDLGRNLMLAWLDEFLLRYPEVSLRLNFSDRLADIYRQPVDLAIRYGIPVDSALVAVPLLPDNRRVLCAAPAYIAEHGDLSSPLDLPAHNCLRFRLADELHEQWSFSRGDEKINVAVSGNRLADDGDVVRRWALSGQGIAYKSRLDVAPDLAAGRLVELCPSWQGELAPLSLVCADRRQLSPTVVLLREHLRHCCQSV from the coding sequence ATGAATCTTGGCGATCTTGAGGTTTTTGTTCGCGCGGCAGATAGCGGCAGTCTTTCGGCTGCGGCGCGTTTCCTCGATCTTTCTCCTGCCGTGGCCAGCGCCGCGTTGAAGCGTCTGGAGGCGTCGGTCGGCGTCGTGCTGTTGTTGCGCTCGACACGTAGCCTGCGTCTGAGCAATGAGGGGGAGCGCTTTCTGCCCGCAGCTCGTTTGGCGCTGAATGAGCTGCGCAACGCCAGGGATCAATTGTCCGGTGCCCGGCAAGTGATTCGCGACAGCCTGCAAATTTCGCTGCCCTCCGATCTGGGGCGCAATTTGATGCTGGCCTGGCTGGACGAGTTTTTGTTGCGCTATCCCGAAGTCAGCCTGCGACTCAATTTTTCCGACCGGCTGGCGGATATCTATCGCCAGCCGGTTGATTTGGCGATTCGCTACGGTATCCCGGTCGACTCTGCGTTGGTAGCCGTTCCCTTGCTGCCGGACAATCGGCGTGTGCTTTGTGCTGCACCGGCCTATATCGCCGAGCATGGCGATTTGTCATCTCCGCTCGACTTGCCCGCACACAACTGCCTGCGCTTCCGGCTGGCCGATGAACTGCATGAGCAGTGGTCATTCAGTCGGGGAGATGAAAAAATCAATGTGGCGGTCAGCGGCAACCGGCTGGCCGACGATGGCGACGTCGTTCGTCGCTGGGCCTTGTCCGGTCAAGGGATTGCCTACAAGTCGCGCCTCGACGTGGCGCCGGATCTTGCCGCCGGCCGGCTGGTCGAGCTTTGCCCGTCATGGCAGGGCGAATTGGCACCGCTGTCGCTTGTCTGCGCCGACCGCCGCCAGCTTTCGCCAACCGTGGTCTTGCTGCGCGAGCATTTGCGACATTGCTGCCAGTCTGTTTGA
- a CDS encoding LysR family transcriptional regulator has translation MNAKPQLDDLRLLCVVARNRSFAETARELGVSKAVISKRIALLEAAVQERLFHRTTRNVSLTAQGEIVHQWAQRIQEDVDLMGEAISREKAAPSGLLRICSSTGFGRSRLAPALSQLARQFPQLEIQLELFDRPVDLVDEGFQLDIRIGQVREGNVIKRRIARNQRVLCAAPSYLECYGMPQSLDELKNHRCIAIRERDQDFGRWELDGPDGPVAIKVSGPLSANNGEIVRQWAIDGHGIILRSTWDIRREIEAGQLLPVLPRYFQQADVWAVYPSRLSVSAKVKVCVEFLEQWFAQTGMNEGSPGDQAD, from the coding sequence GTGAACGCAAAACCTCAACTTGACGATCTACGCCTGCTCTGCGTCGTCGCACGCAACCGCAGTTTTGCCGAAACCGCCCGCGAACTGGGCGTTTCCAAGGCAGTCATCAGCAAGCGCATCGCCCTGCTTGAAGCCGCGGTCCAGGAGCGGCTGTTCCATCGCACGACGCGCAATGTCTCACTGACCGCGCAGGGCGAAATCGTTCATCAATGGGCCCAGCGTATCCAGGAAGATGTCGATCTGATGGGCGAGGCCATTTCGCGCGAGAAGGCGGCGCCGAGCGGGCTGCTGCGAATTTGCAGCAGCACCGGTTTCGGGCGTAGCCGCCTGGCGCCGGCACTCTCGCAACTGGCCAGGCAATTCCCGCAATTAGAAATCCAGCTTGAGCTCTTTGATCGCCCGGTCGACCTGGTTGATGAAGGTTTTCAGCTCGACATCCGGATCGGCCAGGTCCGCGAAGGCAACGTCATCAAACGCCGGATTGCCCGAAACCAGCGGGTACTGTGCGCGGCACCGAGCTATCTTGAATGTTATGGAATGCCGCAATCTCTCGATGAATTGAAGAACCATCGCTGCATTGCCATCCGCGAACGCGATCAGGATTTCGGGCGCTGGGAACTGGATGGGCCGGACGGCCCGGTTGCCATCAAGGTGAGTGGCCCGCTCTCTGCCAACAATGGCGAAATTGTCCGCCAGTGGGCGATCGACGGGCACGGCATCATCCTGCGGTCGACCTGGGATATCCGCCGTGAAATCGAAGCCGGCCAGTTGCTACCAGTCCTGCCTCGCTATTTCCAGCAGGCCGATGTCTGGGCGGTCTATCCATCACGACTCTCGGTCTCGGCCAAGGTCAAGGTCTGCGTTGAGTTTCTCGAACAATGGTTTGCGCAGACCGGCATGAATGAAGGCTCGCCAGGCGACCAAGCTGACTGA
- a CDS encoding tartrate dehydrogenase produces the protein MQHKIAVIAGDGIGQEVMPEGLRVLQVAAQKFAIDLEFTTFEWANCDYYLQHGKMMPDDWFEQLKGFDAIYFGAVGWPATVPDHVSLWGSLIKFRRDFDQYVNLRPVRLMPGVPCPLANKKVGDIDFFVVRENTEGEYSSVGGRLFEGTERETVLQESIFTRKGVDRILRFAFDLAQSRPKRHLTSATKSNGIAISMPYWDERVETMAKDYADVRWDKYHIDILTARFVLSPERFDVVVASNLFGDILSDLGPACTGTIGIAPSANLNPERTFPSLFEPVHGSAPDISGQGVANPIAMIWSGAMMLDFLGNGDVRYKAAHDAMVKAIETVLVDGPRTPDMGGTASTTEAGQAIARALESLVP, from the coding sequence ATGCAGCACAAAATCGCGGTGATCGCCGGTGATGGTATCGGTCAGGAAGTCATGCCCGAAGGGCTGCGCGTTCTTCAGGTAGCGGCCCAAAAGTTCGCAATCGATCTTGAATTCACGACGTTCGAGTGGGCCAACTGCGACTATTACCTGCAGCACGGCAAGATGATGCCGGACGACTGGTTCGAGCAGCTGAAAGGCTTCGATGCCATCTATTTCGGCGCAGTCGGCTGGCCGGCCACCGTGCCTGATCATGTTTCGCTGTGGGGCTCGCTGATCAAGTTCCGGCGCGACTTCGACCAGTACGTCAATCTGCGTCCGGTGCGCCTGATGCCGGGTGTGCCCTGCCCGTTGGCCAACAAGAAGGTGGGTGACATCGACTTCTTCGTCGTTCGGGAGAATACCGAAGGCGAGTATTCCTCGGTCGGTGGCCGTCTGTTTGAAGGGACGGAGCGTGAGACCGTTTTGCAGGAGTCGATTTTCACCCGCAAGGGTGTCGACCGCATCCTTCGCTTCGCCTTTGATCTGGCGCAGTCGCGCCCCAAGAGACACCTGACCTCGGCGACCAAGTCGAACGGCATCGCGATCAGCATGCCCTACTGGGATGAGCGGGTCGAAACGATGGCCAAGGACTATGCCGATGTGCGTTGGGACAAATATCACATCGATATCCTGACGGCCCGCTTCGTGCTGAGTCCCGAACGCTTCGATGTCGTTGTCGCCTCCAACCTGTTCGGCGATATCCTGTCCGACCTGGGGCCGGCGTGTACCGGGACCATCGGTATCGCACCGTCGGCCAACCTTAATCCGGAGCGGACTTTTCCATCGCTGTTCGAGCCGGTGCACGGCTCGGCGCCAGATATCTCCGGGCAGGGAGTTGCCAATCCGATCGCCATGATCTGGTCCGGAGCGATGATGCTCGACTTTCTCGGTAATGGCGATGTCCGCTACAAGGCGGCTCACGATGCGATGGTCAAGGCGATCGAAACTGTCCTGGTCGACGGCCCGCGAACCCCGGATATGGGTGGCACGGCAAGTACCACCGAAGCGGGGCAGGCGATTGCCCGGGCGCTGGAATCCCTTGTCCCCTGA
- a CDS encoding sulfite exporter TauE/SafE family protein has protein sequence MHLLAIPELLTMLALGAALGFFGGLFGIGGGIIAIPFLGLALGMAQALAQGTSLAMMVPILLVGWWRYTRRHPVPWRIAAQIGILASLTTWLVAYVATSLNSEVLRSVFAVFLIVLALRMLAKRKLPVGEEGRACLDSRWMPLVGLLGGACMGLLGVGGGLVATPFFTGVFGQRQSVAQSLSLALVTPCSMVALMTYGSAQQVDWSVGLPLAIGGLLTVSSGVAMAHRLPERTMKLAFAWMILITALWLLLKPVLLG, from the coding sequence GTGCACCTGCTGGCGATTCCTGAACTGCTCACCATGCTTGCCCTTGGGGCTGCGCTAGGCTTTTTTGGCGGCCTGTTCGGCATTGGCGGCGGGATCATCGCCATCCCGTTTCTCGGCTTGGCGCTGGGTATGGCGCAGGCGCTGGCCCAAGGAACATCGCTGGCGATGATGGTACCCATCCTGCTCGTTGGCTGGTGGCGCTACACGCGCCGTCACCCGGTGCCCTGGCGGATCGCCGCCCAAATCGGCATCCTGGCTTCGTTGACGACCTGGCTGGTCGCTTATGTGGCCACCAGTCTGAATTCCGAAGTTTTGCGCAGTGTGTTTGCCGTTTTCCTGATCGTTCTGGCGCTACGTATGCTGGCCAAACGAAAACTCCCGGTCGGAGAGGAAGGCCGGGCTTGTCTCGATTCTCGCTGGATGCCGCTGGTCGGTCTGCTCGGCGGCGCCTGCATGGGCTTGCTCGGGGTAGGTGGCGGCTTGGTCGCGACGCCTTTTTTCACCGGCGTTTTCGGGCAGCGACAAAGCGTGGCACAAAGCCTTTCGCTGGCGCTGGTGACGCCGTGTTCGATGGTCGCCCTGATGACTTACGGCAGTGCGCAGCAGGTTGATTGGTCAGTCGGCCTGCCTCTGGCCATTGGTGGCTTATTGACCGTTTCAAGCGGCGTCGCGATGGCGCATCGCCTGCCGGAGCGGACCATGAAACTGGCCTTTGCGTGGATGATTCTGATCACGGCGCTCTGGCTTTTGCTCAAGCCCGTACTTCTCGGCTAA
- a CDS encoding KilA-N domain-containing protein — translation MAPGEANGLPIVFREDGYMNMTTVAAQYGKRPAKFLELSGANEYMEALAQILNIRKSDIWISKRGKGGGTLQPPKMVVRFAQWLDVRFTVWCDLMIDYILQGNIQTSVVVPTEEAVAVALPLVA, via the coding sequence GTGGCTCCAGGCGAAGCCAACGGCCTCCCCATCGTCTTCCGTGAGGATGGCTATATGAACATGACCACGGTGGCTGCTCAGTACGGTAAGCGCCCGGCAAAGTTCCTTGAGCTTTCTGGCGCTAACGAGTACATGGAAGCCTTAGCTCAAATTCTTAATATCCGAAAATCGGACATTTGGATTTCCAAGAGGGGTAAAGGCGGCGGCACCCTCCAGCCCCCGAAGATGGTGGTGAGGTTTGCTCAATGGCTGGATGTCCGCTTCACTGTGTGGTGTGACCTGATGATCGACTACATCCTCCAGGGCAACATTCAGACATCTGTGGTTGTACCTACGGAGGAGGCTGTAGCTGTAGCACTACCTCTGGTTGCTTAA